AGAGGGGAAATATGCAGGAAATTATTAAACAAAATGCAGTTTCCACGTCTGACTTTGCACAATAGCTCTTGAAACAACAAGTAAATTatgaaaaataagaaacaacAAGTTGCTTTGTTTCTTCAAGTGGAAATTCATAACAAAGCTCTCAAAAGACAGTTTGGCATAGAGTTAAGAATATACTATATCAAGTGGTCAAACTATGAAGGAGTACTAGTACCAGTAGGCCCGCAAAGTTTTTATCCTTCCCAAAAAAGGCAACTCCTAAGCGACAAGTGCTTCCTACAACAACAAGCTTTGCCCGGCATCGGtgaggggggggaggggggcactgGCGACGGTGCGCCTTGGACTTATTTATAATTGATCATGTATAGTTATAAAATATTTATTGAATATAAGTACAATTTTTTCTTTGCGAATACGCAAAGGTTACGTATCTTTTTATTGATATAAGTACAATAATAGAATGGAAAAAATTCTCATGCATGGTTGCATATGGTGGCGGGTCTTTTCCATGCATAGTTGCATGTTGGGGTGAGCTTTATCCCATGCATAATTGTATGGTGATGTGGCGTGGTTGCATGTTAAGTTAAATAAGATAGTGAGGATGAACTTCTTAGGTGTTacctccgtttttatttagtatgcatattagatttgactaaagtcaaactttgcaaagtttgaccaagtttagaAAAAATAATATAAACAATTGTCATAACAAAtttatatgatgtgaaagtacgTTTAGTAATaaatctaatggtattgatttgatattatatatgttaatattttctgtctataaacttggtcaaagtttgcaAAGATTGattttgaccaaagctaatatgcgaaGTAAATATAAAATAGAGGGAGTATATATATAGGACATTAACAAGGTGGAAGAAATGTACCACACCGCATTATTGGCAGTGGAAGATCTAGAAAGTAGGACTAGGACATATATTTCTAAACAACTAAAGCACACATCACAAATGGTTTTGATATTGAAGAAGATAGGAAGTACAAGCACATCGTTGAAGTTCACAATATAGCTGTGGCACGGTcgcgtacgtacgtacgtacgccTGTCTCCTCCGGGACGCCATGGCAGAAGCCAGCAGAGAGGCCACCGGTGCAGCGCCTCCGCCTCTCCACGTCGTGGTGTTCCCATGGTTAGCGTTCGGCCATTTCGTCCCCTTCCTCGAGCTCTCCGAGCAGCTCGCCAGGCGCGGGCATGCCGTCACCTTCGTCTCCACGCCGCGGAACGTCGCCAGGCTGAGGCCCGTCAGCCCCCGCATCCGCCTCCTCCCCCTGCCCCTGCCGAGCGTCGACGGCCTGCCGGACGGCGCCGAGTCCACGGCCGACGTCCCGCCAGAGAAGGTGGACCTCCTCAAGGTGGCCTTCGACGGCCTCGCCGCCCCTTTCGCCGGCTTTCTTGACGAGGCTTGCGCCGGCGGGGACGGTGCGACGGAGTTCGGCAGGAGGCCCGACTGGATCTTCGTCGACTTCGCACACTACTGGCTCCCGCCCATCGCTGAGCAGCACAAGGTACATGCATAGCTTTTTCATGGCGTGCGTGCATGGCTCCCATCCCATCAGGCCATCACCATGCTCCATGCTGGCTTGCAGGTGCCGTGCGCCTTGTTCCACATCTGCCCGGCGCCGTTCATGGCCTTCATCGGCCCCAAGGCGGCGAACGACGCGCACCCGCGGACGACGGCGGAGGACCTGATGGCGCAGCCGCGGTGGATCCCGTTCCCGACCACCATCGCCCACCGCCTCCACGAGGCCAGGGACATGCTGGTCCAGACGTTCCGCGCCAACGCGTCCGGCCCGTCCGACGCCGGCCGGCTCTGGCAGACGGAGCAGCGCTGCCCGCCCGTGATCCTGCGCGGCAGCCGCGAGGTCGACGGCCCGCTCGGGCCCTTCCTGGCCGACCTCTTCGGCAAGCCCGTCGCCCTCTGCGGCCTCCTCGCCCCATACGACGCCGCGCTCGCCGCCCAAGAAGGAGCCGACCATGTCGACGACGAGAGCGAGAGCGCGAGCCTCATGCGCTGGCTGGACGAGCAGCCGGCGAGGTCCGTCATCTACGTCGCGTTCGGGAGCGAGGCGCCGCTGACCGGCCACCACGTCCGCGAGCTGGCGCTAGGGCTGGAGCTCGCGGGCGCGCGGTTCCTCTGGGCGCTGCGGGGGCCGAGCGCCGCGCTGCTCCCGGACGGGTTcgaggagcgcgtggccgtgTCCGGGCGCGGCGTGGTGCGCGTGGGGTGGGTGCCGCAGGTGCGCATCCTGGCGCACGGCGCGGTGGGCGCGTTCCTGACGCACGCCGGGCTGAGCTCGCTCGCGGAGAGCTTCCTGTTCGGGCACCCGCTGGTGATGCTGCCGCTGTTCCTGGACCAGGGCGTGACGGCGCGCGGCATGGCGGCGAGGGGCGTCGGGCTGGAGGTGCCCAGGGGCGAGGGCGACGGGTCGTTCGGGAGGGACGACGTGGCCGCGACGGTGCGGCGGGTGATGGCGGAGGGCGAGGAAGGGAGGGCGTTCGCGCGCAACGCCGGGGAGCTCCAGGCGGTTCTCTGGGACAGAGCGAAGCAGGACGAGTACGTCGACGAGCTGGTGGAGCACTTGCAGCGCCGGTGATGCTGAGCCTGAGCGGGGCTCGCTTCTCGTGGACAGTGAGTGTGCGATGGTGGCCGAAATCAAAATGCACGTCGTCTCATGCTCAGTGCTCAGTAATGCTATTCGTACGTACTCCCTCTGTACAAAAAAATATATAAACGTTTAGATCAGTAAAATAGTATATAAAACAGTATAAACAGTAAAAAAAAATATAAATGCTATTTGTACGTACTTCCTCTATACAAAAAATATATAAGCGTTTGTATCAGTAAAATAGTATTGTAAATGCTTTTATACTTCTTCACGTACCAGTCTtaaaaaaaaaatctacgcactaGTTCAAATCTAGTGCACTCTGCTTCGGGGACTCCCTCTCCTCCTTTTCACCCTCACCGACGCCTTCCCGCACATTGTCGAACGCACCTTCCAGACATACCGCACCTCCTCATCGAGGCCGCCATCGCGCTCCCTGGTGGCTGGACCCCAACCGTGTCTTCCTCTTCCGGGGTGAGATCCACGTCCCGCCGCCCTCCCTCTTTCCCCCGACATGCCCTCCTTCCACACCTAATACTCCAACACCGTCTAGGCCACCATAAAAGCACTGCATCATTGGGACGTCGGATAGGGCCGTTGCCGACAACCTCCGCACAACATGCGTCACCGTCCCAACGCCCATGGCCAAGGTGCTCGAGGAGGATCCCTACTGCATCGTGCGGCCAGTCGAAGGGTTCTATGACCGACAGGGGTTTCATACATCGCCACATCGTCGGGATGTGCTTGATTGCGCGTGAGGTCGAGGTGCAGTCAACGCAGACAAATAGAGAGGAGAGAGTATTTTTTGCATTTTTTGGGACGGGTCCCACATGTAAGGAGGTTCCCGGTCAATAGTCAAATCAACCTCTAATGAGTCAAAGCCGAGCAGAGGGATGATTGCTGAACCAGGTAGTTAGTTTGGGGTTATGGTGGTGAGCCGAAGAGGACTAAATACGGTGTGAATCGGCGGGTAGTGACCCAATTCCTCCTTCATCTTTTTTGAGGACGTGCACGAGCTTGCGCCATCTCCCTACTCGCACAAATTTGACCACCATGCACTCTGAGAGCCTAACTGAGTGGGAACGGCTGATTTGGTTCTTCTTTGCGGGGCCTGTCTGAGAAGTACTTTAAATTTCGTGCTGTGTAGACCCAACAATGCTTGTAGGCAACCGTACGGGCCAAAAATGCACCCCCGAGACCTAGCTGGAAGGTATGCAGAATACCAAGTACGC
This genomic interval from Triticum urartu cultivar G1812 unplaced genomic scaffold, Tu2.1 TuUngrouped_contig_1782, whole genome shotgun sequence contains the following:
- the LOC125526760 gene encoding putative UDP-rhamnose:rhamnosyltransferase 1, which translates into the protein MAEASREATGAAPPPLHVVVFPWLAFGHFVPFLELSEQLARRGHAVTFVSTPRNVARLRPVSPRIRLLPLPLPSVDGLPDGAESTADVPPEKVDLLKVAFDGLAAPFAGFLDEACAGGDGATEFGRRPDWIFVDFAHYWLPPIAEQHKVPCALFHICPAPFMAFIGPKAANDAHPRTTAEDLMAQPRWIPFPTTIAHRLHEARDMLVQTFRANASGPSDAGRLWQTEQRCPPVILRGSREVDGPLGPFLADLFGKPVALCGLLAPYDAALAAQEGADHVDDESESASLMRWLDEQPARSVIYVAFGSEAPLTGHHVRELALGLELAGARFLWALRGPSAALLPDGFEERVAVSGRGVVRVGWVPQVRILAHGAVGAFLTHAGLSSLAESFLFGHPLVMLPLFLDQGVTARGMAARGVGLEVPRGEGDGSFGRDDVAATVRRVMAEGEEGRAFARNAGELQAVLWDRAKQDEYVDELVEHLQRR